The genomic window GCCAATGGAATGCCGTGTCACATTTTTGGGTGGCAAGATCGCCAACATGGCGGAAAAGATAAACTTTGTGGTGGTGGTTTTAGCCGTTTTGGTGGGTTTTGTCTCCACAGACGGACCGACAGACCCACCAGACCCGGCCGCGGACTTCTTGGAGACGCAGGGAGACAAGCCGTTCCGTGTTTTCACGAAGGAGGACATCGCTCGATACAATGGAGAAGATGTTAGTATATTTGGGGAGGGCACGGgcgattatatatatattttttgggAGGGTGACGTGAAGTGACACCGTTTGCCCAGGTGTACGCTATCATCTTAAGCAAGCAAACATGACGAGCGGATAACGTTGAAAGACCATACGTTACGCACAAATGATAATTTTTTGCACTAAATTATAGCAACGAGGTATTGATTAAAAACCTTTTTGCTTATAcccaaattttcattttcaaatattAATTTTCAAGGGGTATGAAAATTATTTGTGACAAACCAAAtaaactcattcattcattcataatttcatATAATGTTATGAGTTTATGTTCATCAACACTTACTAATTATATCCGTGTttattatgtttgtttgtttgttttcacctCAGGAAAGCCAACCCATCTACATGGCTGTGAAGGGAGTTGTGTTTGACGTCTCGGAAGGAAAAGGTATCTGAAAAAAATGTGGATGTGTCACAAACTCCGAACGTAATTTGATAAACGTCTATTGTATAGTTGTAGCTACCcgaaagatgaataaataaataaataaaaaaaagctgttttgttacttctgtatacagtatatatatatatacggatCAGAGCTGTCTCTAGCTTTGAATATCTGCCGTTTGTTtcggagcccatgttgttgatttttgttgttaaatctttcattttaaGTTATTAGATTATGAATATTCTTCAACCAGTGACTTTAGAATtgacctccaaattttcgacgtccacTATAtgtcttgatcacggagtgacctggTCTCGCAAGAGCACTGGTCATTTTAAGCTTgcgaaaatgcattttcatcaatttcatgtcaggaGGTTCAGTTCTTATTTGGACAAATggtgtgaaatttttgtccgtcccaacaagcaaatctcCATCCCAGCAGGGAAGgactgaagacagccctgatgTGGATggacttgaagttgaacttgtCTTGACCTTTTCCAGACTTCTACGGAAAGGGGGCCGGGTACAACGCGCTCGCAGGAAAGGACGCTACCAGAGCTGTGGCCAAGTGGTCGCTGGAACCTGAGGACCTCAACTCTGACATAGTAAGCACATCAGTGCTGCTGTTCAAAACAGTGTTGTCTGCTTCAGATCACAGGCACAGAAGTCTGTGATGTGTACTGTTGCTCAGGCATCTAGACATCTTTGCAAACatcgtacatgtatttgactaTCTTAGattagaaataaaagaaaaattatcAAGGTATCAAGGCCCTACTAGTATGAAACATTACCCCCATGAAACTCCCTTCGGGCCGTACCCGGAAATTCAGGCCTTACCCGCTAAAAATTTGGGCCGTACCCGCTAAAAATTTTGGCCGTACTCGTTAAAAATTTGGGCTGTACCTGGAAATTTGGGCCGtgtatttgtttcaaaatgaaagtgAATGATATACGTGTTAATAAAACTCCACAAGCCAAAATAAACTTATAtagtcatttatttattcattggtttggctgttcagcacacacagccagggctgcccaactagcctgttgctattacaaagggctgacaaagacacacatatacacattgcATATTCActttttgtttacatgtttctAACTAGCCTAACTTAAACTCTATTGAcaccatgtactgtatatgttcTTTTTCCCACAGTCTGACCTATCAGAAGAACAGCTGAAGTCCCTGGAGGAGGTATACAAGGGAGTCTACCTGGCCAAGTACCCTGTGGTCGGCTACATGTCATACAGGGTGCTGGGACAACCTCACGATGAACTatgacactgtaaatgcagaaatgttcgcagcggttttatgttcgcggttttcgcggtgactgtttcaccgcgaacttaaaaccaccgcaaacatttttgtccgaaactgtagcagtatgtgactatagcgctactgcgaactaaaaaccaccacgaacactccaatTTTCCCGTtcgcgcgaaatgaaaaccatgcgaacttaaatgcatttacagtagtatatgTATGAGAGCAGCACTTCTGACAAATGATCATTCCTGCAACATTGAGATGCTTTTGTGTGATGGATGACAAAGTTTTTATAATGATAATACTAATGATAATTATAATgggttttattttttctttgcacaTCCATGTGTTTTGTTGAAGCTCACATTTCAGTGAGCATCTGTTACCCTCCTCAGAGCAATACTTACTGGTTCTAGTTTGcaatgaggaaggtgacaaatggtcaccgaaacgtcagcttgaataactttgttatccagtcacttatcaacctgatgaaattatacaTGCTTTTGTCTCCTATTTTCTTGAGATGTATCGATCAACTCAATGTTATCTATTTGAACCATGTGATTCTAAATCATGTAGTGATCTTCATTGACAACTAGAGTCAGTTTTTGATTTGACATGGCAGCAGATATGATcatgatatactagtatgcttTTAATAATATAAATCTCCATATAGATCTCATGATCATCTACCAGTAACAGAATTATATGTAACATATTTAGCCCAGTGGAGTATCATCCTAGGAAAAAGATTCCTGTAATGCTATGTTTCCTTAATCCTATACTGTAGGCTTCTTATTTATTCTTGTAGACAGCTTTGCCTAAGATTTCGAAATGGCATCATTTCAATTGTGAAGCATTATCAGAACAACGTATGTTCTGTAATGGTGACAGATGTCGCTAGActagaatccatcctattctagctccagtttgctcctctgatcccTTCTCTTGGTGAAAAGTCTGGTACTCAAGAGGAACGATTGGCATTGAAATAAAGCCAAGAGTTCTGATTGACTCCAAGTCTCACGCTGTGAGGTCCTTGTAACAGAACGGTAACAGGTTCAAACAGGCATTCAGAGGTATAATCCCCTGTTTCTGGGAAATATTCCATACCCAAAATAGGAGCCTAGTGTTCAAATGAGAACGGAAGAGAAGTGATCAGAGGAGGGAACAGGAGCCAGAAtgggatggattccaggctatgataatcagagctggtgtgttacacaaaagggtggttatacctaTTGTATAGATACAGAATAGACCAAGAAATATCCTGTTTTATATGTAAGACTTTTTCTGCAATATGGTAATGAAGGCGTATGTTAATCATTTCTTTAACTGTAGCATTAAGTTCATGTTGATCATTTCTTTAACTGTAGCATTAAGTTAATGTTGATCATTTCGTTAACTGTAGTGTTAAGTTATGCTTCAAATTAGAGAATTACTTCTTTTGTACAGGAGAAGATTGTTGTTTATCTTGCTGTCTGTAGTTTCAACTGTTGTTGGCTCAACTGAACTTTGTACTGTCAAGATTAAGTTGACAAGAATTTACACCAAATTGTGTGATAAAAAAAGACAGTTCGGCAGTAAAATCTGAGACCCAACAAATGAAATTAGCTTTACCCAGTGGAAATCTTggcaatatacaaatgtatctggtAATGTGTTAATTAGTGTCAAATTCTACAACATTCCAATATCTTGATACTTAagttttcttttatatctacttgAGACATACAGTTTGTAACGTGCTGTAGAACAGCAGACAATGTCCTATGCAAAAGATGTAGGTTTTTAAATCAAGCTTTACAGAATGAAAAACTCTATGCAAACACTGGAacgttgttttgtttattcattccttACGGCAAAGTAACCATGACAGGCTATATGTGACATGCCTTCGAACCTGGTGTGCTACAATAAAGGGCTGTTAAGGGCCAATTCAGTTACCTGGCCGCCGAAGGAACGTTAAGTCAGGAAGTAAATTTTGCCCTCTTCCTCCTTTTGTTTGATTACACGTATCGTATAACCTCACCCCCACCCTTtcaattttgaaagaaaaagtcCTTGAGAACTGCCTCTTGACCGATCAAGTGAACTTAAACAACTCAAGGAAATAGAAATACAACCTCTAAACATCGCATTTATTGATCCACTCGTGCAAGGGTCAAAAGGGGCGGTCAGTATagctagcctccattgcagacatCCCTCTGGTGGTTTTCTTGTAAGTTATCGTTTTCGTATTACAGTACtttttttcattgacaaaatggcaaaaaaagaaaacagccagagagagtctgcaacggaggtcACGTTCAGAAAATGTTGATCCTTCTTTTGTTTTAGTTACAAGGGATGGAAAGACCAGATTgtgaaggacactgggttaaacattcgggaagcagaggctggGGCAAAggacaggacttcttggaggatacacctggaaagcaaggggtcagtttctggcctgtgcacgtaggcaggcaggcatGTAGGATTCCCTGAGACCAACCCTTTCATTGAAAAAATAGTCTTGAACATTCAAGTGAACTCTCACATCACGAAGCCTCGATGATTTCGACGTTTGTGAGTTCGAATTCCGGTTGTTGCCGCTCACCCGACACATCATCCGATCTGCACGCCACTGGAGCGTCATCACACTGTCAACAACCTTTGGTCGAACttgttgatcaccagaaggtctagtctgtataacacaaactccagctgtccagggatttctgtcccctcccctaggcggcgagcggttacagcaggcttgattgaaatcacgCTACAGAAGGTCGCCGAATCGTAAGATCGTCAGAAAGTCGAGCAAAATTTTCGCGTAAAAATCTACCCTATCACATTGGACGTAAGCTCGTAGACCTGCGAACATCGACCGATCCCTACAAATCGCGCAATAACCGAGAGGACACCTGTTGTATTCTTGTCGAAAACTTGTGTCCCATAACACGAAATTCGATCGACCGACCAGTCTGCGAGCTTTGAATGGCATTTTCGGCAGTGGTACGCCCGGTATTCTATCATTTTTTGCGCGATTTTTAGAGATCGGCCGATGTTCGCAGGTCATAGGGTAGGGCAggttttcaggtgaaaaatactaGTACGCGCGACCTTCTGTCGATTCTAAAATCGGGCAACCTTCTGCCGATCAAGAaatatgtactctccaagcagagcagtgggtccggctggtttttgacgtgttcacGGGTTGATGAGACACAAAACGAAACATGacgaagtagaaagcccgacaaaaacgcctgaaaacacgtcagaaccagccggacccactcctgcttggagagtaagaaatGTGGCCGTGGctcgtcgactgtgtgacatgggctttaggacgggacgttaggCTATGGTCCACGGCCcactgtgcttgtcgaaaagatttaggggaatttccccgtacaatgaacctgttaatcttccactggtgacaaacgctatgtacagtatatatatataactgttcATTTAGTTTATTGAGCCACTAGTACTTATAAACCTGGATCGAGATCATCTTGACCTTCAGCCTTCGCCTTCTAAGgcgaagttcaagttcaaagttTTATCACGGGCCTCATTAGTGCTTGTAATAAACTTTGCAGAACTTCCAAACGAACTTGTACTTGAGGGTCACCGTTCATATATGATTGTGGTGTTTAAAGTCAAAGATTAATTAATGTTCTTATGCACTTGTTTgccacagtaaagaaaagacTGAAACTGAATTGGTACGACAACGCGTCACGTTCATtgggactagccaaaactatctTGCAAGGAACCATCCTAGGAAGAAGAAAGAGGTAGCCTAGGCAACGGAAAACATGGGAGGATAACATCACTGAGATTGGGCAAGCATGGCACTAAAGTAAAACAtcaagaagaacagaaaaccgagaaaggtggagaaaactggttgccagatgtTCTCTGGTGCCCCGACGGTCAAATAAATAATCATGATATGATGAGAGCATGTGTTGATATCCCACCAGGGGTTCTGATATCGATCGTTCAAATACACCTGCACTTCAGCGCTGACGGTCATAGACTAACAGCATTCATACAACACTTTTCCTAATTTATCACATATTTACGATGTTTGTTGATGTTATTGACTTCTCGGTTGAAGGATGTAGGCTGTATTTGCTCGGTTTTTAATGTGCAACAGACTGGCAAACATTGCTATCATAATCTACGTGCAAAGACGTGAGTGCATTTTCAACAGGACAACGCCGGGCTAGTCGGCTTCACCACTCTTCTCCGACTCTGTGACGGTATTGGAGAGTTTCTAGCAGGTAAGTCAATTAAACTGCTGACACAGCCGCGTAGTGGTGACACGACACTATCTCGCAGATACGGACGGCAAGTCACGGGCGAGAATTAAAGGGGAGGATTGGTCTCTACTCTCTACTCATGCATTTGTTTACCAAAACCGAAAAAGATAGAAGTTGACCAAATGCCTGAAATGGGGTGATGCCGTGCGCCAGCGGACAGCCTTGCATACTCTCCAACGTTCAAGCAGAGGTTAAAGGGGAGAGCGTTATACTAGTATTCTTCTGCTTTCGACGTTTTGTGACAAGCAAACAGCAGTGACCAGATATTTGTACCACATAGAACATGGCGCATCATATACCCTGGTGTGTGTGCCTAGGCAgtggcctccaccaggccttccccaaacgggggtatggatcgtagaattcggcaaataGGAGAATGATTTGAAGAAGAGTCAGTCTGGGggaggttaacatttcccccaacGATTAAACTCTATGGTGGTACAAACTATTCTCCCTACAGTGAGCCAGCGTAGTTTGTCTGGCAgaaagtagcctccaccaggccctcctaaaAGGAAAGATATATATTCCCTGGCGCGGAGCAAATGAAACCTCCAGGTGGTCACATTCCCCTGGCAAACTATTccccctatagccagcgtaattagtctggtagagactagtgtgTGCCAGTGTCCTGGCCTTGTTGACAGGACACCATCCGGACATCGATAACATTTTGTCAAAGGTCGTCACTTGTTGATAAAAAGGCTGTCGACATACACACagaattgtacatttttttagttAGGCTACTTAGGCATGTGGGAAAATGTTGTCTACTTGATTAGTTCAAACGACACTATCGCAATGtaaagcgacgtccatgatgcaaaaatacgctgtcgttgtgctgtgagaactcactgaaaatcgtcggcGGGGTTTTTGGAGGCTCGCGAAGCTATCATCGTACTGCACGTTTTCCAAGCggcgtggttttaaaatgtcaaagtatgaagttactacgcaaatgcactaaacagtgttagtaaatgtcgctaccataaagatttcaggattttttttcttccatttttagGGCACTGACattactttggttgcctttaatatcTGACAGTTTGCCGACAGATATGGCCGGACTGGTGATCGTGCTGACAGGAGGCTGCGGTTATGTCGGCAGCCGCATGGTGGCGAAGATGGCCAGAGAGGAGACATGTGTGCGGGAGCTCCGAGTCGTGGACGTGAACACAAGCGGTTACCGGGCACCTGAACCAACGAACGGTATAGTCGAAGGGCCAACGCTCTAGAACACGCTTATTTTATTAAACAGCGAAAACGATGTAACTCGCCTCTCCCGTGAAAATACCCTCAAGTAGGCTcttctttaaaggcaacctaagcaatattagggcgctgaaagtcatatattcaaaatcaatttttttctgatttctatccatagtaagtttagataacactattccatcgcatatcgaccatcatggagcaaaaatgtgatgccgttgtgtggtgggaactcattgaaaatctgtgcacttggaggccagccatcatttcaaatcttccgaacatgaacgattctgaccgataagtcccgaacgcttccgaagaaataatcacgtggtcatggctcaatgtgcttggtcattgtgacgtcatgcggccggaagttacgggaaattgtcgacagaaaacggttacggctggattctgggctgatttttggggggacccaataaatgaaatactccttttgtgacttgcttctgtgctatttttaaacgcccaaagtatgaaataatgatgcagatgtgctaatataggaaAGTAAATGTCAATTCCAACCTCActaaacagaattgctttccccagaatatttcaagttttgccccctgaaatcgcttagggcacctttaacacTTCTAGCAGAAAGTTGGTTTACTGCAGGTCCATAAAATTTGGTATACTTAAAGAACAAGCATTGGTGCGTCAACCGGTGGCCAACTTATTGGTGTTAAATGAGTCACACTATAAGAAATTATCCACTGAACATTGCGTATTTTAGACTCATTTTACGCCATTTGTGTTGGCTTGCAGCAGGTATGtagcgttcatgaatattcttgaaaatctCTGTGCTAATTTCCAGAAACCTTACCTTTTATTTGATatatagtttattgtttatatGAAAACAGGGGAGCGCAGCACccgtatagaaaatgttcactttGTTGAAAAACAGGACGCGGCGCCTCCCGCGTTCCGAACACAATTGGAACGCGTCGGAGGGGCAGAAACCACGGGGACTTGAGGTTCATTTTTGTCACGGCGTCGTAAACACCAAGAATTCACTAACCCTCTTATGGTTCGTATGTTGATTCTCTCAAACTTTAGCTTTCCATTGGTAGGTAGTTTGATGTCGATTTAGATAGTTGAGTACACGACGTAGAATACTGAAAATGTCCACTCCGTTATGAAGACGCCGCAACTAGCGTGTTCTACCTACGCGCGCGGTCGCTCTCCGTGCAATCATGGAACTTCGCGGTCAAAAGTGTAACGGCGTTGTAAGCATGTAGAGTTCATGAATCGTCGTGAAAATTCGTGACCTGATTTTTAGAAACCATGgcttttatttcatatatagCTTATTGTCGACTTGAATATAAGGGAGCGCAGCACCcatatagaaaatgttcactccGTTAGCTCATCGCGCGTTCTACCCCGTGAGCATGAAGCCAATgaacctgtccgtcttgtttttaTCGTTATCATAAGCATGTAGAGATCCTGAAACCTTTCGCAAACGTGTGCCATGATTTCCAGGAACATTACTCATTATCG from Branchiostoma lanceolatum isolate klBraLanc5 chromosome 4, klBraLanc5.hap2, whole genome shotgun sequence includes these protein-coding regions:
- the LOC136433910 gene encoding neudesin-like, producing MAEKINFVVVVLAVLVGFVSTDGPTDPPDPAADFLETQGDKPFRVFTKEDIARYNGEDESQPIYMAVKGVVFDVSEGKDFYGKGAGYNALAGKDATRAVAKWSLEPEDLNSDISDLSEEQLKSLEEVYKGVYLAKYPVVGYMSYRVLGQPHDEL